The Kocuria sp. TGY1127_2 genome includes a window with the following:
- the merA gene encoding mercury(II) reductase, producing MPTKYDLAIIGSGGGAFAAAIRATMLGKSVVMIERGTLGGTCVNTGCVPSKALIAAADARHVAADAADRFPGIATTAGPVDMPALIAGKQALVETMRGEKYADVADSYGWHVRRGDAGFAGTPDAPVLEVTAADGAVETIEAEHYLVATGARPWAPPIDGLDEAGYLTSTTAMDLTEVPESMLVLGGGYVALEQAQLFARLGSQVTVLVRSRLASKEEPEVSRTLQEVFADEGIRVVRRAVPTRVSRDAATGQVVVTADVSGGSQEFRADQVLVALGRRPVTDGLNLDAVGVKTGDSGEVVVSDHLQSSNPRIWAAGDVTGHPEFVYVAAHHGTLVAENAYADADRSVDYSHLPRVTFTGPAIGAVGMTEKEVVAAGIRCDCRVLPLEYVPRAVINRDTRGFIKIVVNADTSEILGLTAVAKDAGELAAAGVHVLGKTIAEVADAWAPYLTMTEGIRIAAKSFTTDPSLLSCCA from the coding sequence ATGCCTACGAAGTACGATCTCGCCATCATCGGATCGGGCGGCGGAGCGTTCGCCGCCGCGATTCGCGCGACCATGCTCGGGAAGTCGGTGGTGATGATCGAGCGTGGCACGCTCGGCGGCACCTGCGTGAACACGGGCTGCGTGCCGTCGAAGGCCCTCATCGCCGCCGCCGATGCACGGCACGTCGCCGCCGACGCCGCCGACCGGTTCCCGGGGATCGCGACGACGGCAGGCCCAGTGGACATGCCCGCGCTGATCGCCGGGAAGCAGGCGTTGGTCGAGACGATGCGGGGCGAGAAGTACGCCGACGTCGCCGATTCATACGGGTGGCACGTCCGGCGGGGAGACGCCGGGTTCGCGGGCACCCCGGACGCGCCGGTGTTGGAGGTCACCGCCGCAGACGGAGCGGTCGAGACGATCGAGGCCGAGCACTACCTGGTCGCCACCGGTGCGCGGCCGTGGGCTCCGCCGATCGACGGCCTGGACGAGGCCGGGTACCTGACCTCGACCACGGCGATGGACCTGACCGAGGTCCCCGAGTCGATGCTGGTGCTCGGCGGCGGCTACGTCGCCCTGGAGCAGGCGCAGCTGTTCGCCCGCCTCGGCTCCCAGGTCACCGTGCTGGTGCGGTCCCGGCTCGCGTCGAAGGAGGAGCCGGAGGTGTCCCGGACACTGCAGGAGGTGTTCGCCGACGAGGGCATCCGGGTGGTCCGCCGCGCGGTGCCGACCCGGGTGTCCCGGGACGCGGCGACCGGGCAGGTCGTGGTTACCGCGGACGTGTCCGGCGGCTCGCAGGAGTTCCGCGCCGACCAGGTGCTCGTCGCCCTCGGACGCCGTCCCGTCACCGACGGCTTGAACCTCGATGCGGTCGGGGTGAAGACCGGGGACTCCGGCGAGGTGGTCGTCTCCGACCATCTGCAGTCGTCGAACCCGCGGATCTGGGCCGCGGGCGACGTGACCGGGCACCCGGAGTTCGTCTACGTCGCGGCCCACCACGGCACCCTCGTCGCCGAGAACGCGTACGCCGACGCCGACCGGTCCGTCGACTACTCCCATCTGCCGCGGGTGACGTTCACCGGACCGGCGATCGGCGCGGTCGGGATGACCGAGAAGGAGGTCGTCGCCGCGGGGATCCGCTGCGACTGCCGCGTGCTGCCCCTGGAGTATGTGCCCCGGGCGGTGATCAACCGCGACACCCGCGGGTTCATCAAGATCGTCGTGAACGCCGATACGAGCGAGATCCTCGGCCTCACCGCCGTCGCCAAGGACGCCGGGGAACTCGCCGCCGCAGGCGTCCACGTGCTCGGCAAGACCATCGCCGAAGTCGCCGACGCCTGGGCCCCCTACCTGACCATGACCGAAGGCATCCGGATCGCCGCGAAGTCCTTCACCACCGACCCGTCACTGCTCTCGTGCTGCGCATGA
- a CDS encoding heavy metal-responsive transcriptional regulator has protein sequence MRIGELAERAGTTSKTLRFYEEQGLLPPADRTPSGYRDYAPDAVARIDFVHRGQAAGLTLAQIRQILDIRDSGHAPCEHVRDLLDARLAEIEQQIAQLTALHGTIADLRHDAAHPDPDTCSPDQVCRYL, from the coding sequence ATGCGCATCGGAGAACTCGCCGAACGCGCGGGCACCACCTCGAAGACGCTCCGGTTCTACGAAGAGCAGGGACTGCTGCCCCCGGCCGACCGGACGCCATCCGGGTACCGCGACTACGCGCCCGACGCCGTCGCCCGGATCGACTTCGTTCACCGTGGCCAGGCCGCAGGCCTCACCCTCGCCCAGATCCGCCAAATCCTCGACATCCGCGACAGCGGCCACGCGCCCTGCGAGCACGTGCGAGACCTCCTCGACGCGCGCCTGGCCGAGATCGAGCAGCAGATCGCCCAGCTCACCGCCCTGCACGGCACCATCGCCGACCTCCGGCACGACGCCGCGCACCCGGACCCCGACACATGCAGCCCAGACCAGGTCTGCCGGTACCTGTAG
- a CDS encoding S8 family peptidase, whose protein sequence is MQNSDKVPLDKIKRRGSFIAVPGFARRWACTLTAATMIAGSFGAATGATTAARAVDAPSSASAEALIEDSRLDLNQGEADRFVVKYKDGYHPAEERDRILSDAERSTGTEATEIREGADNRFVVVTEEKLDQRESGEFIRSLESDAAVDYVKRDSRVTIDEDALKTSEVQKATDAPKTPAPTDDEFYASLWGLHGEWGANVPGVWERSTGKDVTVAVLDTGITDHPDLQDNLIPGYDFISDPGSARDGDGRDSDPHDQGDWYGANECTAGNKPKSSSWHGTHVAGTIAALQNNRQGISGVAPHAKIQPVRVLGKCGGWTSDIADAITWASGGKVPGVPMNDKPAQVINMSLGGRGQCGRIYQDAVNGAVARGTTVVVSAGNSTADAAGFTPANCSNIVTVGASDAKGELAYYSNFGSTLDIMAPGGDVRTRGGGILSTLNSGTTTPSAPVYSWYQGTSMASPHVSGVVALMKSAAPELTPSRIKEVLKSSARPMGVACGLGCGAGLIDAQKAFDAVAPAPEKPAPKPTPEPKPTPAPVVPAPPTPAPEKPSPGPQPVKPKPVKPKPTPVKPKPKPKPVKPKPTPVKPKPTPVKPKPDKPWYASWWERVVDWWNNLWYRLS, encoded by the coding sequence ATGCAAAACTCTGACAAAGTCCCTTTGGACAAGATAAAACGTAGGGGTTCATTCATTGCCGTCCCCGGGTTTGCCCGCCGGTGGGCATGCACGCTGACCGCCGCGACCATGATCGCGGGCTCGTTCGGTGCGGCCACGGGCGCGACGACCGCAGCCCGAGCCGTCGACGCCCCTTCGTCCGCGTCCGCGGAGGCGCTGATCGAGGACAGCCGGCTCGACCTGAATCAGGGCGAGGCCGACAGATTCGTCGTCAAGTACAAAGACGGCTACCACCCCGCTGAGGAGCGTGACCGGATCCTCAGCGACGCGGAACGGTCCACGGGCACGGAAGCGACTGAGATTCGCGAGGGTGCCGACAACCGCTTCGTCGTCGTCACCGAAGAGAAACTGGACCAGCGCGAGTCTGGCGAATTCATCCGCTCCTTGGAGAGCGATGCCGCCGTCGACTACGTCAAGCGGGATTCGCGGGTGACTATTGACGAGGACGCACTGAAGACGTCCGAAGTTCAGAAAGCCACCGACGCGCCGAAGACTCCGGCACCAACCGACGACGAGTTCTACGCCAGCCTGTGGGGCCTTCATGGCGAGTGGGGTGCGAACGTTCCCGGCGTATGGGAGAGGTCTACGGGCAAGGACGTCACCGTGGCGGTGCTGGACACGGGGATAACCGATCACCCGGACCTCCAGGACAACTTGATTCCTGGTTATGACTTCATTTCCGACCCTGGTTCCGCTCGGGATGGTGACGGCAGAGACTCTGACCCTCATGACCAAGGGGACTGGTACGGCGCGAACGAATGCACGGCAGGCAATAAGCCCAAGAGCTCCTCGTGGCACGGCACGCACGTCGCCGGAACCATAGCCGCCCTACAGAACAACCGCCAGGGGATCTCCGGGGTTGCGCCCCATGCGAAGATCCAGCCTGTGCGTGTTCTGGGCAAATGCGGTGGGTGGACCTCCGACATCGCCGATGCGATCACGTGGGCTTCCGGAGGTAAGGTTCCCGGCGTCCCGATGAACGATAAGCCCGCTCAGGTCATCAACATGTCCCTGGGTGGCCGTGGACAATGCGGAAGGATCTACCAGGACGCCGTTAACGGGGCCGTTGCACGTGGGACCACTGTGGTCGTCTCCGCAGGGAACAGCACGGCCGATGCCGCAGGGTTCACGCCGGCCAACTGCAGCAACATTGTGACGGTAGGGGCGAGTGACGCCAAGGGTGAGCTGGCCTACTACTCGAACTTCGGATCTACCCTGGACATCATGGCACCGGGTGGCGACGTGCGAACCCGGGGAGGCGGCATTCTTTCTACGCTCAACTCCGGAACGACGACGCCCTCTGCGCCCGTCTACAGCTGGTACCAGGGAACTTCGATGGCCTCGCCTCATGTCAGTGGGGTCGTCGCGCTGATGAAGTCGGCGGCACCCGAGCTGACGCCGTCTCGCATCAAGGAAGTTCTGAAGTCCTCCGCCAGGCCGATGGGTGTGGCCTGCGGACTTGGGTGTGGCGCCGGGCTGATTGATGCCCAAAAGGCGTTCGATGCCGTCGCGCCTGCCCCGGAGAAGCCCGCACCAAAACCCACTCCGGAGCCCAAGCCGACTCCCGCACCCGTGGTGCCTGCACCCCCGACTCCCGCACCCGAAAAGCCGAGTCCAGGACCTCAGCCGGTGAAGCCGAAGCCCGTAAAGCCGAAGCCGACGCCTGTGAAGCCCAAGCCGAAGCCGAAGCCGGTGAAGCCGAAGCCGACGCCCGTAAAGCCGAAGCCGACGCCTGTGAAGCCCAAGCCGGATAAGCCGTGGTACGCCTCCTGGTGGGAGCGGGTCGTCGACTGGTGGAATAACCTGTGGTACCGCCTGAGCTGA
- a CDS encoding HpcH/HpaI aldolase/citrate lyase family protein, with amino-acid sequence MPFRVELPETFASALDAADRPLVGMWVCSGSPVAAEIAGCSGLDWVLLDGEHSPIGLETTASLLRALAAYPTTPMVRVPELNPALIKQFLDLGAQNLLVPMIDTAEEARRAVEAVRYPTGGVRGVGSALARASRWGAVEGYLGRAEETISLTVQIESETAVANADEIAAVDGVDAIFVGPSDLAASMGVLGEQTHPDVTAAVLSVFDKVRAAGKRVGVNAFNHEQAQKYLDAGASFVLVGADVQLLTQASRDLAEKFID; translated from the coding sequence ATGCCGTTTCGTGTAGAACTTCCGGAAACCTTCGCCAGCGCGTTGGACGCCGCGGACCGGCCCCTTGTGGGCATGTGGGTTTGTTCGGGCTCCCCGGTCGCGGCAGAAATCGCCGGGTGCTCGGGACTGGACTGGGTCCTGCTGGACGGGGAGCACTCTCCGATCGGGCTGGAAACCACCGCTTCGCTGCTCAGAGCACTCGCTGCATATCCGACGACGCCGATGGTTCGAGTCCCCGAGCTGAATCCGGCGCTCATCAAGCAATTCCTCGACCTGGGTGCGCAAAACCTTCTGGTCCCCATGATCGATACCGCCGAGGAAGCGCGGCGGGCCGTCGAGGCCGTTCGATACCCCACAGGCGGGGTGCGCGGCGTCGGCTCGGCCCTGGCCCGGGCTTCTCGGTGGGGAGCCGTTGAGGGATATCTCGGTAGGGCGGAGGAGACCATCTCGCTCACCGTGCAGATCGAATCCGAGACCGCCGTGGCCAACGCCGACGAGATCGCGGCGGTCGACGGGGTGGACGCGATTTTCGTAGGCCCCTCGGACCTGGCCGCGTCGATGGGGGTATTGGGAGAACAGACCCACCCGGACGTCACCGCGGCCGTTCTGTCGGTCTTCGACAAGGTGCGTGCCGCGGGCAAGAGGGTCGGCGTCAACGCGTTCAACCACGAGCAGGCGCAGAAATACCTCGACGCTGGTGCGTCATTCGTACTGGTTGGCGCGGATGTTCAATTGCTGACGCAGGCCTCCCGGGACTTGGCGGAGAAGTTCATCGACTAA
- the hpaH gene encoding 2-oxo-hept-4-ene-1,7-dioate hydratase codes for MLENEQLTSIADELASAEESRGMIPRLTARFPDMTVEDAYAVQNEWRRRGEQAGRRLVGRKIGLTSKVMQQATGITEPDYGAIFGDQVYENGTVIDHGQYSNVRIEVELAFVLKEDLEGPDVTIYDVLRATEYVTPALEVLSSRVEMEGRTIVDTISDNAALGAMVLGGRPVAPDAVDLRWVSAMLYRNETIEETGVAAAVLNHPAAGVVWLARKLAEHGDLLKAGEIILAGSFTRPMWVEKGDTVHADYGDLGSITCRFV; via the coding sequence ATGCTCGAGAACGAACAGCTCACGTCGATCGCGGACGAGCTCGCTTCGGCGGAGGAATCCCGCGGGATGATTCCGCGGCTGACCGCTCGGTTCCCCGATATGACGGTCGAGGATGCATACGCCGTCCAGAACGAATGGCGACGTCGAGGTGAGCAGGCGGGTCGCCGACTCGTTGGCCGTAAGATCGGCCTGACCTCCAAGGTCATGCAACAGGCCACCGGGATCACCGAACCGGATTATGGCGCGATCTTCGGCGATCAGGTTTATGAGAACGGTACGGTGATCGACCACGGTCAGTATTCCAATGTCCGTATCGAGGTCGAGCTCGCATTCGTGCTCAAGGAGGACCTTGAGGGCCCTGACGTCACGATCTACGACGTCCTCAGAGCTACCGAATACGTGACTCCGGCTCTGGAGGTCCTGAGCTCGCGCGTCGAGATGGAAGGTCGCACGATCGTCGACACCATCAGCGACAACGCTGCGCTGGGCGCCATGGTCCTAGGTGGCCGCCCGGTTGCCCCCGATGCCGTGGACCTGCGGTGGGTCTCTGCGATGCTGTACCGCAACGAGACGATCGAAGAGACCGGTGTCGCGGCGGCTGTGCTGAACCATCCGGCGGCCGGCGTCGTCTGGCTCGCGCGGAAACTCGCCGAACACGGGGATTTGCTCAAGGCGGGGGAGATCATCCTCGCCGGTTCCTTCACTCGCCCGATGTGGGTCGAGAAGGGGGACACCGTTCATGCCGATTACGGAGATTTGGGGTCCATCACATGCCGTTTCGTGTAG